In Treponema primitia ZAS-1, the genomic window AACAAGATGGTTGCCTATTTGGACAGCCCGTACCTAACCCCGGACAACAACGCCTGTGAAAATGCCATCCGGCCGTTTGTCCTTGGCCGAAAAAATTGGCTCTTCAATAAAAGCCCGGAAGGGGCTGCCAGTTCCTGCGGTATGTACTCGCTCATTGAGACCGCCCGGCAGAACGGCCTTGTGCCAATTGACTATCTGCGGACCCTTTTTGAACGCTGCCCCACCGCCGTGTC contains:
- a CDS encoding IS66 family transposase encodes the protein FLSERKKQAQPILDKFKTWLDKRALEVPPSLLLGKAIGYTLGQWNKMVAYLDSPYLTPDNNACENAIRPFVLGRKNWLFNKSPEGAASSCGMYSLIETARQNGLVPIDYLRTLFERCPTAVS